GACCGAAAGTCCGGGAAGGGGCCCCTTGAGGGAATCTAAGTCTCTCAAGGGGCCCTTCCCGGACTGCGCGACCGTCAGCGGTAGGTGAACTGAGGGGCCCGCCGGTTCAGGAACGCGTCCACGCCCTCCGCGTAGTCCTCCCCGTGCAACGCGGCCAGCCGGATCTCCTCGACCTCCCGGTCCGGCTTCTCCGCCCCCGCCACGATCTTCTCGATGATCCGGTTCATCCCCCGGATCGACGCCTGCGACCGCCCGCACAGCGTCCCGGTGAACCGCGCCGTCGCAGCTTCCAGCCCGTCCGCCGGGAACACGTCGTTGACCAGCCCGACCTCCCGCGCCCGCCCGGCATCGACGAGTTCCCCGGACAGCAGGAAGTACTTCGCGTGCGCCGGCCCGACCAGCGACACCAGCTGCCGCGTCGAGGCGAAGTGGTAGACGATGCCCAGCTTCGCCGGGGTGATCCCGAACCGGGCGTCCTCGGCGGCGAACCGGAAATCGCAGGCCACCGCGATCTGGCAGCCGCCGCCGATGCAATTGCCCTGGACCATCGCGACCGACGGTTTGCGCATCGCGGTCAGCGCCGCGACCGCGGCATCCACCGCCTCGTCATACCGCGCGGCCGCGTCGGCAGTCGATCGCAGCTCCCGGAACTCGCCGATGTCCGCGCCCGCGGAGAAGTGCTTGCCCGCACCGGTCAGCACGAGCACCTTCACCTCCGGATCGGCCTCGACCTCGGCCACCACCCCGGGGATCGCCGCCCACATCCCGTGGCTGATCGCATTCATTTTCTCCGGCCGGGAGAACGTCAACCGGGCCACAGCACCGTCGCGGGTGAACTCGAGTCCGTCCATTCCCGCACCCTAACCGGCACCAGCCCGCAAATCCGGGCGCTGTGAGCCGATCGGCTCACCGCGCAGCCAGTTCCCTCACCTCGCCGAACACCGGCTCCAGCTGGTGCCGCACGATGTTCGCGCAGATCTCAGCCCGCGCCGCGGCGTCCGAAGTGGACAGTCCGGCGAGGGCACCCGACGCTTCCGCCGGGGCGCTTCCCGCCGCCGGCCGCGACCGCGTCGCGAGCTACGACGCCGAGGTCACCCGGTACACGTCGTAGACCCCCTCCACGCCCCGGACCACCTTCAGCACGTGCCCGAGGTGCTTCGGATCGCCCATCTCGAACGAGAACCGCGACACCGCCACCCGGTCCCGGGAGGTGGTGACCGACGCGGACAGGATGTTCACCTTCTCGTCCGCGAGCACCTTGGTCACGTCCGACAGCAGCCGGTGCCGGTCCAGCGCCTCGACCTGGATCGCCACCAGGAACACCGAGGACGACGACGGCGCCCACTCCACCTCGACCAGCCGCTCCGGCTGGTTGCGCAGATCGTCGGCGTTCGTGCAGTCGGTGCGGTGCACGCTGACGCCGCCGCCGCGGGTCACGAAGCCGAGGATCTCATCGCCCGGCACCGGCGTGCAGCAACGGGCCAGCTTCGCCCAGACGTCGCTGGCGCCCTTGACGATCACGCCGACGTCGTTCGACCCGCGACGCCGGGTAACGGTGGACGGCGTGGCCCTCTCGGCCAGCTCCTCCTCCGCCTCCTCGACCCCGCCGATGAGCGCGACCAGCCGCTGCACCACGTGTTTCGCGCTGGTGTGGCCCTCCCCGACCGCAGCGTACAGCGACGAGATGTCACCGTGCCGCAGCTCGGTCGCGACCGAGCCCATCGACTCCGCCGACACGAGCCGCTGAATCGGCAGCCCGACCTTGCGGATCTCCTTGGTGATCGCTTCCTTGCCCGCGTCGATCGCCTCGTCGCGGCGCTCCTTCGCGAACCACTGCCGGATCTTCGCCCGCGCCTTCGGCGAACCCGCGAACTGCAGCCAGTCGCGGCTCGGCCCGGCAGTCTCCGCCTTCGACGTGAAAATCTCGACGACCTCGCCGTTCTCGAGCTTCCGCTCGAGCGCGACCAGCCGCCCGTTCACCCGGGCGCCGATGCAGCGGTGGCCGACCTCGGTGTGCACCGCGTACGCGAAGTCCACCGGCGTCGAGTCCGCGGGCAACGTGATCACGTCGCCCTTCGGCGTGAACACGAAGATCTCGCGCGCGGCCAGCTCGTAGCGCAGCGATTCGAGGAAATCGCCCGGGTCCGCGGCCTCGCGCTGCCAGTCGAGCAGCTGCCGCATCCACGCGATCTCGTCCAGCTCCATGCCGCTGTTGCTGGCGTGAGTGCCCTTGGTTTCCTTGTACCGCCAGTGCGCGGCGATGCCGTACTCGGCCGTGCGGTGCATGTCGTAGGTGCGGATCTGCACCTCGAGCGGCTTGCCGTCCGGCCCGATCACCGTGGTGTGCAGCGACTGGTACACGCCGAACCGCGGCTGTGCGATGTAATCCTTGAACCGCCCCGGCACCGGCTGCCACAGCGCATGCACCACACCCATCGCGGCATAACAGTCGCGCACGTCCTCCACCAGGATCCGCACACCGACCAGGTCGTGGATATCGTCCAGGTCGCGGCCGCGGACGATCATCTTCTGGTGAATCGAGTAATAGTGCTTCGGTCGCCCCTCGACCTTCGCGGTGATCCGCGACGACACCAGATTGTTCGTCAGGTCCGCGATCACCTTGCGCAAGTAGGTGTCACGCGAGGGCGCGCGGTCAGCGACCAGCCGGACGATCTCGTCGTACTTCTTCGGCTGCAGAATCGCGAACGCGAGATCCTCCAGCTCCCACTTGACCGTCGCCATGCCAAGCCGGTGCGCAAGCGGAGCCAGCACTTCGAGCGTCTCACGCGCCTTGCGAGCCTGCTTCTCCGGCGGCAGGAAGCGCATCGTGCGCATGTTGTGCAGCCGGTCGGCGAGCTTGATGACCAGCACCCGCGGGTCCTTCGCCATCGCGATGACCATCTTGCGGATGGTCTCCGCCTCAGCCGACGTGCCGAGCTTCACCTTGTCCAGCTTCGTGACACCGTCGACGAGCTCGCCGACCTTGTCGTTGAAATCCGACTTCAGCTGCTCCAGCGAGTAGCCGGTGTCCTCCACCGTGTCGTGCAGCAACGCCGCGACCAGCGTGGTGGTGTCCATGCCAAGCTCAGCGAGAATGGTCGCGACCGCGAGCGGATGGGTGATGTACGGATCGCCGGACTTCCGCCGCTGCGAACGGTGCAGCTCCTCGGCCACGTCGTAGGCATGCTGCAGCTGCGTCAGGTCCGCGTTCGGATGCATCTCGCGATGGATGACGGCGAGCGGCTCGAGCACCTGCTTGACCGGAGCGGCACGCTGCGCGGTGATCCGCCGCGCCAGCCGAGCCCGGACCCGCCGGGTCGCCGAGGGACTCGGCGCCGCGCCGTTCACCCTCGCCCCGTTCGTCCCGGTCTCCGCGGCAGTGACCCCGGCGTCGAGCTCTTGGCTCACCCGCACCTCCAGCTTGCGTTCGTGCGGCCTGCGAAGCTCCAGCGTAGCCGCTGAAGCTGTGGCGACCGACACCCACGCCCGCTCCCGGGTGACCAGGCCGCCGCCTTCCCTGATTACAACGCGTGGCGAGGGCAATTAATTCGTGTCTTTGGCGCCGACTCCGTCGGCGCGGGCGGGATCGCCTTTAAGTCGGCGTCTGGAGGGAGCGGCGAGCCCGGCCGGGGGCCGGTCACGCCGCTCCCTCCAGACGCCGACGCGATCCCGCGGGGGTGGTCGGGTGAGGGGGGTAGCTGGCCGGAGGGGGGCAGGTGAGCGGTCGCGGAACTGCGGGGGCGCGTGAGCGTTAGCGGTCGCGGGACCGCGGGGGCGCGTGAGCGTTGCGGTCGCGGGACGGCGAGAAGGGGCGAGTGAGGCGGGTCATGCGAAAGGCGCTGTCCCGGAGAGTGGGACAGCGCCTTCGTCACGGCATCTCAAACGTCAGACCTTGCGCAGGGCCTCCACGCTCCGTCCGCCCAGCGCTGCCCGGCCGCCCAGGGAGGCCAGTTCCAGCACCACCGATACGCCGGTCACGGTGGCACCGGCGTCCTCTAGCAGCTTCGCGGTCGCCGCGACTGTGCCGCCGGTGGCCAGGACGTCGTCCAGCACGGCGATCCGCTGGCCCGGCTGGACCACGCCGGCGGGCAGTTCGACGCTGGCCGTGCCGTACTCCAGCGAGTAGTCGACCCGGCCGGCCACCGCCGGGAGCTTGCCCGGCTTGCGAACCAGCACCACTCCGAGGCCGCGCGAGTACCCTGCCGCCGCGGCGAGCAGGAATCCGCGGGCCTCGACGCCGGCGACCAGGTCGGCCTCCGGGTCCAGGCTTTCCGCCAGCGCGTCGGTGACCGCGGCGAAGCCGGGACCGTCGGCGAACAGCGGGCTCAGATCGCGGAACAACACGCCGGGTTCCGGGAAGTCCGGCACCTCCGCGATCAGATCCAGTGCTTCGTCGAGCCTCAACGCTTCTTCTTCCCCGCCGGCCGCTGCTTCGGGTGCCGCGCGGGGACGCCGGACGCCGCCGCGAGCGCCTTTTCCTTGCGGAGTTCGGCCGCCAGCTGGTCGTCGTCGTTGGCGTCGAAGCTGTCGTCGCCGGCTTCGCGCTTCGCGGCCTTCGCCCGGCGAGCCGCCACGCGCTCGGCCTGCTGCCGGTACTGCGGGTCGCGCATCTTGAAGTCGACCAGCAGCGGCGTCGCCAGTGCGACCGACGACAGGACACCGACCAAGGTGCCGGTGAGCTGCACCAGCGCCAGGTCCTGCAGTGTGCCCGAGCCGAGCAGGATGTACCCGACGATCAGCAGCCCGAGGATCGGCAGCAGCGCGATGAACGCGGTGTTGAACGACCGCATCAGAGTCTGGTTCAGCGCCAGGTTCGCCGCCTCGGCGTAGGTCCGCCGCGACAGGCCGAGCAGTCCGCGGGTGTTCTCCCGGACCTTGTCGAACACCACCACGGTGTCGTACAGCGAGAAGCCGAGGATGGTCAGCAGGCCGATCACCGTCGCCGGAGTGACCTCGAAGCCGACCAGCGAGTACACGCCCGCGGTAACCACGATGTCGTGCAGCAGCGAGATCAGCGCGGCCAGCGCCATCCGCAAGTCGAAATAGATCGCCAGGAAGAGCACGACCGCGACGAGGAACACCGCGAGCGCGATCAGCGCCTGGCGGGAAATCTCGTTGCCCCAGGACGCGCTCACCGCGCTGTCGCTGATCGCCTGCTCGCTGGACTTGCCGTTGCTGCCGATCGGGCCCAGGTCCTCGAAGATCTGCTTCTTGACCTTGGCGACCTGGTCCGCGGTGAGCGCCTCGGAACGGGTCTGGATGGTCGAGGCCGCGCCCGCGCCGACGGTCTGGGTCGAGGCCGGGGCCTCGCCGAGGGCCGTGTGGAACGACTTGATCACCTGGTCCTGGGTGATCTGGCCGTGCGAGCCGTGCGCGGGCAGCTGGATCTGCGTGCCGCCCTCGAACTCGATGCCGATGTTGAAGCCGCGGAACACCATCGAGGCGAGGCACACCAGCACCAGCCCGACGAAGAACAGGTACCACTTCTTGCGCGAGCCGACGATGTCGACCGCGCCGGTGCCCACGTAGAGCCGGTGGAAGAAGCTTTCCTTCTTGCCCGCCGGCGCGGAGCTCGTGCCCGACGGCTGTTCGGCGTCTGTGCCCAGGTCTTCGATACCCACGTCAGGCCTCCTTCACGTTCGCGCGACGACCCGGAGCCGGACGCGTGGACTTGCGCTGGGCGCCCAGCTTCTGCACGGCGCCGAGGCCGAGGTTCTTCGGGTTGGACAGGAACTTCGACTTCGACGTGGACACCATCGCCACCAGCGGGTGGGTGACCAGGTAGACGACCACCAGGTCGAGCACCGTGGACATGCCGAGGGTGAACGCGAAACCCTGCACGTCGCCGACCGCGATGATGTACAGGATGGCCGCGGCGAGGAAGCTGACCGCGTCCGAGGCGAGGATCGTGCGCCGGGCGCGGGCCCAGCCGCGCGGCACCGCGGACCGGAACGACCTGCCCTCGCGGATCTCGTCTTTCAGCCGTTCGAAATAGATCACGAACGAGTCGGCGGTGATGCCGATCGCGATGATCAGGCCGGCGACGCCGGCGAGGTCGAGCGTGTAGCCGATCCAGCGGCCGAGCAGCACCAGCACCGCGTACACGAGCAGGCCGGACATGATCAGCGACCAGATCGTCAGGATGCCGAGCAGCCGGTAGTAGAACAGGCAGTACACGAACACCACGAGCAGGCCGATCGCGCCGGCGATCAGGCCGGCTTCGAGCGAGGCAAGGCCGAGCGTCGCGGACACCGTGGTGGCGTCGGACGAGTCGAACGACAGCGGCAGCGAACCGTACTTGAGGATGTCCGCCAGGTTCTTGGCGTCGGCCTGAGTGAACTTGCCGCTGATCTGTGTGTTGCCGCCGAGGATCGCGTTCTGGACGGTCGGCGCCGACACCACGTCGGTGTCCAGCACGAACGCTGCCTGCTTGCCGACGTTGGCCGAGGTGAAATCGCCCCAGGCCTTGCTGCCCGCGCTCTTGAAGTTCAGGTCGACGACCCACTGCCCGTTCTGCTGGTTCAGGCCGGAGTTCGCGGACGCGATCTCAGTGCCGGGGATGATCTCCGGACCGAGCACATACTTGTTCGCGTCCTTGTCGCCGCAGGTGACCAGCGGCTGGTTCGGCAGGTCGTTGCCCTCCAGCGGGTCGGACACGTTCGGCGCGCACGTCAGCGCGGCCAGCGCCTTCTGCTGCGCGGCCTGCGCTGCTGCTGCTTCCTGCTGGTTCTTGGGGTCCTTCGGCACGAGCGCGGCCGCCTGGCGCAGCGCGCGGGCCTCCTCGATCGGGTTCTTGCCGTCGGCCGAGGCGGGCGCAGAGGGCGTCGCACTCGGCGGCTGCTGGGCCGGGGCACCGGCCGCTCCCCCGCCGCCGGCTGGCTTGCTGGGCGAGGTCGCCGGAGCGGACGGGCTGCCGGTCGCCGAGGGGGCACCGGACGCGGGCGGAGCGGCCGGAGTGTTCGGGACCGAAGTGATGACCTCGCGGATCCCGAGCTTCGCGGTGCGGCCGAGGTTCTTCGCCTCGTCGCCCTGCTCGCCCGGCACCGTGATCACGATGTTGTTGCCGTCGAGCAGCACCTCCGCGCCGCCGACACCGATCCCGTTCACCCGGGTCTCGATGATCTGGCGCGCCTGGTTCAGCGACTCTCGGGTGGGCTGGCCGCCGTCGGGCGTGCGCGCGGTGAGCGTGACCCGGGTGCCGCCCTGCAGGTCGATGCCGAGTTTCGGCGTCGCTTTGCCGCCGCCGGTGAAGAACACCAAGGCGTACAGCACGACCACGATCAGGGCGAAGAAGGCGAGATAGCGTCCCGGGCGCAGATGCCCGGCCGATGGTGCCACGGTGCGTCGGTCTCCTCGAACTGGCACGGACTGGGTCGACCCCAACTGGTGCGGCGCGCGAACCGGAAGGGGTCCTCCGGACGCGGCTGGGCGTGAACTATGACGTCGAACACGCACGCAGCACCGAGACAGTACTCGGTGCTGCGTGAGCCCTGCGTTCGCCCGTACCGACTTTCGTCGGCTGTGGGCGGTTCACTGCCCGGTGAGCGGGAAGCTACTTCTTCCCGTGCTCGAGCGGGGGCGCCACCTGCGCACCGGAGGTCTGGTTCTCCTCGGCGGAGATCGTCTCCTGCGCCGGGGCTTCGGCCGGAGTTTCGACGGCCGACGCGACGCCGGACTCCTCGGACTCCTCGGGCTCGACGGCCGGCTCGACCTTCTCGCGCACCGCGAGACGCAGCCAGGTGGTGACGAGGCCCGGCGCGATCTCGATGTCGATGGTGGTGTCGCCGGAAGCGTCGGCGACCGTGCCGTACAGACCGGAGGTGGTCATCACGCGGTCGCCCGGGGCGAGACCGTTCTGAAGCTCTTGCTGGGCAGCCTGCTGCTTCTTCTGCTTGCGGGTACCCATGACGAGCGGGACGGCCACCACGAGCAGCAGCAGCAGCGGCAGCAGCATTGAGTTCATGATTCTCCATTCGACGGACGCCGGCGCACGCCGCCGAGGCCCGGTTTGGGACGGGTGTGCTCTTCTCGAGTGTGCCAGGTACCGGCGGAAACGCCACCACCCGGCCCGCCGTCGGCCCTCGTCAGGGCTGGTCGAACAGCGTCGGGCCGCCTGCTTCTGCGCGGCCTGCCTCGGGCGGCGGAACCAGTCCGAGGTGCTCCCACGCCGCCGCGGTCGCGACCCGGCCGCGCGGCGTCCGGGCGAGCATACCGGCTCTGACCAGGTACGGTTCGCACACTTCCTCGACCGTGGTGGCCTCCTCGCCGACCGCGACCGCGAGCGTCGAGATGCCCACCGGTCCCCCGCCGAACGAGCGGGTCAGCGCGCCGAGCACGGCCCGGTCGAGCCGGTCCAGGCCCAGCTCGTCGACGTCGTAGACCTTCAGCGCGGCCTGCGCCACCTCCAGCGTCACCTTGCCGTCCGCCCGCACCTCGGCGTAGTCGCGGACCCGGCGCAGCAGCCGGTTGGCGATCCGGGGCGTGCCGCGCGAGCGGCCGGCGATCTCGGCGCAGCCGTCGCGGTCGATGTCGATGCCCAGGATGACCGCGGCGCGCCGGACGACCAGTTCGAGTTCGGCGGCGGAGTAGAACTCCATCTGGCCGGTGAAACCGAACCGGTCGCGCAGCGGACCGGTCAGCGAACCGGACCGGGTGGTGGCCCCGACCAGGGTGAACGGCGCGATCTCGAGCGGGATGCTGGTCGCGCCCGGGCCCTTGCCGACGACCACGTCGACCCGGAAGTCCTCCATCGCCAGGTACAGCATCTCCTCGGCGGGCCGGGCGATCCGGTGGATCTCGTCGATGAACAGGACGTCGCCGGGGGCCAGGTTGGACAGCATCGCGGCCAGGTCGCCCGCCCGCTCCAGCGCCGGGCCGGAGGTGATCCGGATGGCCGCGCCCAGTTCGGCGGCGACGATCATCGCCATGCTCGTCTTGCCGAGGCCGGGCGGTCCGGACAGCAGCACGTGGTCCGGCGGCACGCCGCGCCGCCGGGCGCTTTCCAGGACCAGTTCCAGCTGCTCGCGAACGCGTTCCTGGCCGACGAACTCGTCCAGTTTGCGGGGCCGGAGGCTGGTTTCCAGGTCGCGTTCGCCGGTCTGGGCGAGCGCGGACAGCGTTTCGTCGTCGGCTTCGTAGCCGCCGGTGTCGAACTCGGTCACTTCGTTCATCGGCTGTTACCGCTTGCGGCCCAGCGCGGCCAGCGCCGCGCGCAGCACCGATGCCGTGGTGTGGCCGTCGCCGTCGGCGAGCACCCGGTCGACCGCCTGCTCGGCCTGCTTCGCCGCGAAACCCAGCCCGGCCAGCGCTTCCACCACCTCGCCGCGCAGCGCACCCGGCGCGGCGACGACCGGCGCGTCGCTGGTCGAGCCGAGCGCGGTGACCTTGTCCCGCAGTTCGAGGCTGAGCCGCTCGGCTCCCTTGCGGCCGATGCCGGGGACCTGGGTGAGCACGGTGATGTTGCCTTCGACCAGCGCGGCCCGCAGCTTGTCCGGCTCCAGCACGGCGAGCGTGGCGAGCGCGAGCCGCGGCCCGATCCCGGACACCGTCTGGAGCAGGCCGAACAGCTCGCGCGCGTCCTCGTCGGCGAACCCGAACAGAGTCAGCGAGTCCTCGCGCACGACGAGCGCGGTGTGCAGCCGCGTCTGCTCGCCGCGGCGCAGCGTGGCCAGCGTCGCCGGGGTGGCCTGCACGGCGAAGCCGACCCCGCCGACCTCGACCACCACGTGGTCGAGCCCGACGGACAGCACTTCGCCGCGTACCGAGGAGATCATCGTCGTGCTCCAGTTTCGTTCTGCTTCATCGCTTTTTTCGCCGCCGCGGCGAGCCGGGCCTGGTGCGCGCGGGCCAGTTCGGCGGCCCGCGCCTCGGCCTCGGCGAGCCGGACCCGCATCGGCTCCCGCCAGAGGTGGCAGATGGCGAGCGCGAGCGCGTCGGCGGCGTCCGCCGGATGCGGTTTGACCTCAAGCCCGAGCAGCCGCATGACCATGGTGGTGACCTGCGCTTTGTCCGCCCGGCCGGAGCCGGTGACGGCGGCCTTGACCTCGCTGGGCGTGTGGAAGACGACCGGCAGCCCGCGCCGGGCCGCGGCCAGCGCGACCACGCCGCCGACCTGCGCGGTGCCCATCGCGGTGCGCACGTTGTGCTGGGCGAAAACCCGCTCCACGGCGACCGCTTCGGGCCGGTACCGGTCGAGCCAGCGCTCCACCTCGTCGGCGACGCCGAGCAGCCGGCGGGCGAGATCGTCCTCGGGCGGGGTGCGCACGACGCCGACCGCGACCGGGCGCACCGAGCGGCCTTTGCCGCCGTCGACCACGCCGAGGCCGCACCTGGTCAGACCGGGGTCGACCCCGAGCACCCGCACCGTTTCTCCTCCGCCCGCGCGAACATTAGTTCGAGATGCAGGCTAACGGTCGGGGTCCGGCGTCTCGTGGACGGACACGCGAAACCTCGCGGCGAAACCCGGTCAGGGGCCGTCGACGCCGGGAGTCCAGCTCTCCGGGTCTCCGCTTTCGGTCAGCACCGGCTGCCACTGCGCGAAGCCTTCCGGAGCGCCCGGATGCCACGGGAACTGCCCTTCCGGGGTCGCGACGATCATCTGCAGCGCCGGGAAGTCG
This sequence is a window from Amycolatopsis benzoatilytica AK 16/65. Protein-coding genes within it:
- a CDS encoding adenine phosphoribosyltransferase, which produces MRLDEALDLIAEVPDFPEPGVLFRDLSPLFADGPGFAAVTDALAESLDPEADLVAGVEARGFLLAAAAGYSRGLGVVLVRKPGKLPAVAGRVDYSLEYGTASVELPAGVVQPGQRIAVLDDVLATGGTVAATAKLLEDAGATVTGVSVVLELASLGGRAALGGRSVEALRKV
- the ruvB gene encoding Holliday junction branch migration DNA helicase RuvB, whose product is MNEVTEFDTGGYEADDETLSALAQTGERDLETSLRPRKLDEFVGQERVREQLELVLESARRRGVPPDHVLLSGPPGLGKTSMAMIVAAELGAAIRITSGPALERAGDLAAMLSNLAPGDVLFIDEIHRIARPAEEMLYLAMEDFRVDVVVGKGPGATSIPLEIAPFTLVGATTRSGSLTGPLRDRFGFTGQMEFYSAAELELVVRRAAVILGIDIDRDGCAEIAGRSRGTPRIANRLLRRVRDYAEVRADGKVTLEVAQAALKVYDVDELGLDRLDRAVLGALTRSFGGGPVGISTLAVAVGEEATTVEEVCEPYLVRAGMLARTPRGRVATAAAWEHLGLVPPPEAGRAEAGGPTLFDQP
- a CDS encoding enoyl-CoA hydratase/isomerase family protein produces the protein MDGLEFTRDGAVARLTFSRPEKMNAISHGMWAAIPGVVAEVEADPEVKVLVLTGAGKHFSAGADIGEFRELRSTADAAARYDEAVDAAVAALTAMRKPSVAMVQGNCIGGGCQIAVACDFRFAAEDARFGITPAKLGIVYHFASTRQLVSLVGPAHAKYFLLSGELVDAGRAREVGLVNDVFPADGLEAATARFTGTLCGRSQASIRGMNRIIEKIVAGAEKPDREVEEIRLAALHGEDYAEGVDAFLNRRAPQFTYR
- the ruvC gene encoding crossover junction endodeoxyribonuclease RuvC, translating into MRVLGVDPGLTRCGLGVVDGGKGRSVRPVAVGVVRTPPEDDLARRLLGVADEVERWLDRYRPEAVAVERVFAQHNVRTAMGTAQVGGVVALAAARRGLPVVFHTPSEVKAAVTGSGRADKAQVTTMVMRLLGLEVKPHPADAADALALAICHLWREPMRVRLAEAEARAAELARAHQARLAAAAKKAMKQNETGARR
- a CDS encoding RelA/SpoT family protein, whose product is MSQELDAGVTAAETGTNGARVNGAAPSPSATRRVRARLARRITAQRAAPVKQVLEPLAVIHREMHPNADLTQLQHAYDVAEELHRSQRRKSGDPYITHPLAVATILAELGMDTTTLVAALLHDTVEDTGYSLEQLKSDFNDKVGELVDGVTKLDKVKLGTSAEAETIRKMVIAMAKDPRVLVIKLADRLHNMRTMRFLPPEKQARKARETLEVLAPLAHRLGMATVKWELEDLAFAILQPKKYDEIVRLVADRAPSRDTYLRKVIADLTNNLVSSRITAKVEGRPKHYYSIHQKMIVRGRDLDDIHDLVGVRILVEDVRDCYAAMGVVHALWQPVPGRFKDYIAQPRFGVYQSLHTTVIGPDGKPLEVQIRTYDMHRTAEYGIAAHWRYKETKGTHASNSGMELDEIAWMRQLLDWQREAADPGDFLESLRYELAAREIFVFTPKGDVITLPADSTPVDFAYAVHTEVGHRCIGARVNGRLVALERKLENGEVVEIFTSKAETAGPSRDWLQFAGSPKARAKIRQWFAKERRDEAIDAGKEAITKEIRKVGLPIQRLVSAESMGSVATELRHGDISSLYAAVGEGHTSAKHVVQRLVALIGGVEEAEEELAERATPSTVTRRRGSNDVGVIVKGASDVWAKLARCCTPVPGDEILGFVTRGGGVSVHRTDCTNADDLRNQPERLVEVEWAPSSSSVFLVAIQVEALDRHRLLSDVTKVLADEKVNILSASVTTSRDRVAVSRFSFEMGDPKHLGHVLKVVRGVEGVYDVYRVTSAS
- the yajC gene encoding preprotein translocase subunit YajC, translated to MNSMLLPLLLLLVVAVPLVMGTRKQKKQQAAQQELQNGLAPGDRVMTTSGLYGTVADASGDTTIDIEIAPGLVTTWLRLAVREKVEPAVEPEESEESGVASAVETPAEAPAQETISAEENQTSGAQVAPPLEHGKK
- the ruvA gene encoding Holliday junction branch migration protein RuvA, translating into MISSVRGEVLSVGLDHVVVEVGGVGFAVQATPATLATLRRGEQTRLHTALVVREDSLTLFGFADEDARELFGLLQTVSGIGPRLALATLAVLEPDKLRAALVEGNITVLTQVPGIGRKGAERLSLELRDKVTALGSTSDAPVVAAPGALRGEVVEALAGLGFAAKQAEQAVDRVLADGDGHTTASVLRAALAALGRKR
- the secF gene encoding protein translocase subunit SecF, encoding MGIEDLGTDAEQPSGTSSAPAGKKESFFHRLYVGTGAVDIVGSRKKWYLFFVGLVLVCLASMVFRGFNIGIEFEGGTQIQLPAHGSHGQITQDQVIKSFHTALGEAPASTQTVGAGAASTIQTRSEALTADQVAKVKKQIFEDLGPIGSNGKSSEQAISDSAVSASWGNEISRQALIALAVFLVAVVLFLAIYFDLRMALAALISLLHDIVVTAGVYSLVGFEVTPATVIGLLTILGFSLYDTVVVFDKVRENTRGLLGLSRRTYAEAANLALNQTLMRSFNTAFIALLPILGLLIVGYILLGSGTLQDLALVQLTGTLVGVLSSVALATPLLVDFKMRDPQYRQQAERVAARRAKAAKREAGDDSFDANDDDQLAAELRKEKALAAASGVPARHPKQRPAGKKKR
- the secD gene encoding protein translocase subunit SecD; this translates as MAPSAGHLRPGRYLAFFALIVVVLYALVFFTGGGKATPKLGIDLQGGTRVTLTARTPDGGQPTRESLNQARQIIETRVNGIGVGGAEVLLDGNNIVITVPGEQGDEAKNLGRTAKLGIREVITSVPNTPAAPPASGAPSATGSPSAPATSPSKPAGGGGAAGAPAQQPPSATPSAPASADGKNPIEEARALRQAAALVPKDPKNQQEAAAAQAAQQKALAALTCAPNVSDPLEGNDLPNQPLVTCGDKDANKYVLGPEIIPGTEIASANSGLNQQNGQWVVDLNFKSAGSKAWGDFTSANVGKQAAFVLDTDVVSAPTVQNAILGGNTQISGKFTQADAKNLADILKYGSLPLSFDSSDATTVSATLGLASLEAGLIAGAIGLLVVFVYCLFYYRLLGILTIWSLIMSGLLVYAVLVLLGRWIGYTLDLAGVAGLIIAIGITADSFVIYFERLKDEIREGRSFRSAVPRGWARARRTILASDAVSFLAAAILYIIAVGDVQGFAFTLGMSTVLDLVVVYLVTHPLVAMVSTSKSKFLSNPKNLGLGAVQKLGAQRKSTRPAPGRRANVKEA